CAAAGGCCGGAATGCCGAAGCGGACGAGAGTACCGTTCTGTATGCCGAAAGAAAAAGAACGTCGAAAAATCCGGCGATGGAGTTGATGATAGCCGTTATGCTTCATAAAACGGATGACGGGGAATGGACGGAGGAAGAGCTGTCACCCGTCAAAGAGATCGCCATAATGGACGTTACCCCCTCATTATCGGCCATGGGCGCGGACATCGTTCTTGGGAACAATAAAAGATACCGGATCGATTTCAAGAATATCGACGGAAACAGGTCCTGCTGAAACCCGGTGCCCGCGGCGCACCTCCGTGGAAACCGCAGGCAGGCGGATCGGCCGTTTATTCAAGAAAATCCCCGCGTACGGGGTGAAAGCTGTCGATCAACCTTACCCGTTCCGTGAGTATTTTGACCGTATGTTTCTTTCCCGAAGGGACGGCAAGCATCAGGTGCTCCGTAAAAATACAACTGCGGGATACCCCTTCACTTACCTTATGGGCGGGGCGGATAATCGGATATTCTGAAGCCGGGTGCGACATAAGCGCGATCTCCTTTCCTCATGATGGTTTCGACCGTCCTGTTTTCCGGGTATCGATTGCGGTCGAACGAATAATCGACGACAACGAAATCCTGAAAAAGGGTATTGGGAAACGGTAGCCTCTGTCAAGGTACATTGAGATTTAAGGAGGTTTCAATCTTTTCAATTGTGATTCTTTGCTTGAGATCATGGTTTTTTTCATAATAGACACCAGAGTAGTGGGATCATTTCCTGACGGTAATTCAGCGCTTATGCTCGCCGCGGATAGGTTGAGATATGTCGCCGGGAGCAAATGGGGCATTAAAAAATATCTCAACATTGAATTACTCAAGGAATTGGCATTGCAAAAAGAAACCAGTTAATACATTATTTCAGTTTGAGGGCCAATAAAATGTACGAAAAATTATTGACAGTACCGTCTTAACCGCATTTCAGACAGATTAATGTATCCACACCATAGACCTTCTTTATAAGCATCTCCCAGTAAGACCTCTGTTGTTTTGCACCAACTGCAGGTGTTTCTTCTCGTACTGCTTCCTCTTGTTACAACTTCTCATTAATTTCTTGTTTTTCTTTCCGGCCGTCAGGAACAAGCCTGCATAAATGTTCATACTCCTTCCATCAAGACTTTTGAAATTTTCCTTGAAATGGTTATTGTCCTTTGGCGTTATAAATAGAAAATTACCATGAAACGATTCATATTTTATCTTTTCAGGTGATACCGGAAAATACGACAGCATTTTTCTCAGGTGATCCGCCTAAAAATACCCACATCCATGAAAGTGTCTGCGCCTTTCTTCCCGGTTCTTTCAATACCTGTACACGGGTTTCATCAGCGTTTAATAGCGGCCCACCTCTTATGTTCATCACCAGTACATTTTCCGGAAGCTCAATCCCTGCGCCGCTCACTACGAATGGATCCCGGCTGCAGATAAAAAAGACCGTCCCTGTTGGGGGACGGCCCCGAATGATTTTTCCAAAATTGTATTAATCCAGGAATCCCGCGATCGCGTAGACTAAGGCGGCGCTCCAGTTTATCGCAATCTCGTTCGTCTCGTAGTCGTCCTGTATGTCGGACCAGCCCGTTTCCGAGTGTCCGCCGCCCACGAGGTAACCGGGCCACGGAGGAGTAATGCCGTCGGCACCTGAACGCCTGTCATGCGGATGCATCGGCGGATTGTAACCGAGATCCGTAACATACGACCTGTTGTAGATGTTTCTGCCGAACACGTGATTCACCGCATCGAGGGCCGTATCCACGTACGCCTGATTGGGTGAGATCATGTTTGCCACCTGGAGTATGAGCGTCTGCCTTGCAAGCCCGCCGTTACATCCCCAGTAATACGAATCTCCGAGGGGCCGGCGGTAGGCCTCGGTGTTCGCGATCTGCACCATGTCGTCCGATACGCTGATGAGCGAATTCCTTATATCGTTCACGAGGGACTGGTTCTTGCCGGAACGGTTCGAGAGGAGGTACGTGATCATCCCGAGGTTGCTCACATTGCCCCAGTCGAAGTCGTCGTACATCTTGGGGCTGTAACTCTGAGCCCTGCTCTCGAAGTCACTCAAATAGGCCGCATTGCCTGTGGATTCCCACATCTCCGCGGCAGCCCAGAGTCTGTCGTCGGTGTCCCGGTATATGCTGTCTTCATAGCCGCCCGTGGAAAAACCCGACTGGTCGGCCGCATGGTAGGCGGTATTGTTTCGGAGAAAATCGTAACTCACCGTCGCCGCATCGAGACACCGCCGGGCATATGCCGGATCGTAAGGCTGATAGATTCTGTACGCCATGGCAGCCATTGCCGCGAAATCCGCGGTAGCTGCGCTTCCCCAGGGGACGAAAAACCTGTCCGCCGTATCGGTTTCCGGCATGACGAAGCCCGCGAAATCGGTCCTGGTGAGTTTATGGGACACCCTTCCGGTGCCGTCCGTATACTGCATCTTGAGGATCCAGTCCATCTCCCACTTCAACTCATCGAGATAATCGGGGAGCGAATTGCCGGATTCGGGGATGTCGAGGACGATGTTTTCCAGTTTCGACTGGAAGTGTTCCCATGCCATGAACATGACGCCGACGGTGACACCCGCGTTGACCACGTACTTTCCGTAATCACCTGCATCGTACCAGCCCCCCACACCGTCCACCCTGGTATGGCTGCCGGTGATGTAATCCATGTAGCCGTCGTTCATATGCGACTGGGCGTGGGAATAGGTGACACCGTAGTGCGTCCCCGATACGGCCGTTCCGGAACGCCAGAGGTAGAAGCCCCTCATTACCGTATAGAACGGGAATGTGTAGAGCCCGCCCTTGATCTCGAAAGGAGCGGATCTCCCGACCCCGGACACATCGAGGTAAAAACTCCCCTCCTCGGTGAGGGCCGAAAAATCGGCCTGGTAGACGCCGTTTACCTGGCCGGATACATTCCCCGAAAAGGCTGCGGAATCGTCGGAAATCCTCCGTACGGTGAAAGAAGAACTGTTAACCGCGATGGAGGCGCCCTTCTTCGAGCCGGGAAGGTACCCTATCGAATTGAGGCGGATATTCTCGTTCACCGAATAAGGAATCCGGGGCGTCGCCGATGGTACCGGCGTCTGACCGGTATACGGTGAAGGGGTCGGGTCGGGCGTCGAATTGCCGCAGGGGAGCTCGGGAATGAGTCCCACGTAGAATTGGGCAATGACAAGCGAATCGACGATGTCGACTGACGAACTGCAGTTGACGTCCGCGACGGAGAGGTCGAATCCGGAAGGGTTCAACCCCACATAGTACTGAGCAACGAGAAGCGCGTCGACGATATCGACGGCGCCGCTCGAGTTCACATCGCCGAGGGCCTGGCCGAAAAGGAGCGTACCGGAAAAAAGCAGAAGCGCAATGATAAAAATCCGGACCGGAAGTCCGTGAACCGGGCAGTAAGTTTTCATGTAATCCTCCGTTGTTTTGTTAAATTTACATTTTTTTTCAACCGGGCCGGATCGCCGGACCGGAAAACGTTGTTCTTTTGTATAACCATATCGGCTTTTCATGAATATTAAAATCAGCCTTCCCACCGAATTTTACCATTCATTCTTTATACAGACGTATAGTACGATAATAAATCGCTTCAATGAGTATATTGCCAATATATTCATACCATACTTTGCCCTATATTAAAATAGGTCTTTCGTGCTTTTTTAATATAGGGCATTCGACCTGAAAATTGAAAGGTTCGGAAAAAAAGACAGGCATTCTACAGGAAGGGTGACGTCTTCCTCATGTTTCTCCGCAGGAACGCCCTACCCGTCAATTACATGGGAGTATGACCTTGTCTTATCGCGTCAGGCACATATTTTTTCTTCTTCATTTCGGTGAAAACCGGTTCGGTTTGTCAAGTCAGGCAGTTATAGTTCGCGGTTAGCAATTTCTTGCGCAGAAATCACATACTTCACCGATTGCCTGACACGGCCTCACGGCCGCAACCAAAATATCAAGGATAAACAGCGGCTCGGGTTATCCACAAGCAGATTTCTCCGGGTGTTTTATGCATAGTGGCTGATAGTGACTCATGATAAAAATTCTTTATGGGCACTTCTAAAAACCTGCAAAGCAGGTTTTTAGAAGTGCCCTACATTAAATGTCTCATTCCTAAACTTTTATTATAATCCCATATTATCATATATCAAACTCGTCAATCTGGTTTTTACCTTAATCAACAGGATCACATCATTTTCATCGTCACCGTTGAGATTTTGAAATGTATTTATTTTCAAATTGGCGATAAGCCTGTCATCATCAAGAAGACAGAATATAATTTTTTTATTCTCAGAATCAAACTCGGGGCCTGTTGGAATTTCAGATGAATTATTCGGACTCCGCAGTGCGTCAAAAAGTGTTTTGACTCTATTGTCGATATCACCGCATTGTACCAATTCACCCGGATTTCCGTAACGTAAGAAATCGATTTCAAGATCGGCAATCATATTCAAATTACCAGTAACAATCGATTGAAATCGTATGCCGCCAATATCCGTTACCAGATCATTTTCTTTTCCATTTTTCATTTTTTTTGAAAGCAAACCGGAAAGAGGCTTTTGTTCCCATAATTTTTCAATCTGGGGCTGCAATGCAAGACGAATCCGGTGTTTTTCCTTTATATCGCCATTACTTGGAAGTTTTCCTCTATAAAACAGGCAAAATTCCATTTTTTACCTCCTGATGACTTCTATGCGTTATATTCATCATAAACTCAAGGAAGGGTACAAATAATAATCAGGATAGTCAATTATACCAATAATTAATAGATTCTTTGCGCATTCTGTATATTTAAAAAATAGCAGGATAACAGCGGATTTATCGGATTACACGGATTTTTAAAATCATTAATGAACGGTTTGCCGTAAATACGAAACAACTGTATTTGATTACCAATCCGTTCAATCCGCGTCATCCGATGTTCATTGTTCATTTTTTTTGATTTCATGCACAATCTTGCATTCACTACCCCCTTCCCGACCTTGAAGAACGGGACCGCAGGGTTTATATTTTATAAAGCTGCCGGCATTATTTTTCATTTTTTCACGGCCTGATCATGCCGACAAATATGGTATAAGGACAAGGGTATAAATGGTGAAAAAGATCATTCCGTTTCTATTGATAATCAGCTTTGCCGCGTATGCGGATATCAGCTTCGTCGACATGAAACTTTCGACCCAGAACAGGCTTCTTTTTTCCATGTCAATGAACATGCCCGGTTACGGGGAATACGAAACCCTCTTCCTCACCGATCTCGACACACAGGAGATACGGCAGCTTACCTTTTTCCCCGAATCGGTGCTTCTTCTTGAAGGAACCGGCCGGATACAGCTTCAGAACAGATTCGGCGTATTCAGAGTCGATCCCGGTTTAAAAACGATAACATCACTCGATCTTTTCTCATCGTTTGTCAGGAACAAGGTTATTCAGCGGGGTAAACTCAATCCGATTCAGACGTCACCTGACGGCCGTTATTTGCTGTACATAAAGAATACCGCCGGGGGTGTCGGCAAGCTTATTCTATGCGAGACGGAAACATCGAAAGAGACGATCGTATCGGAGAAAATCGAACTCGATTTCGACAATCCCATCGCCCTCTGGTCGCCGGATTCACGCTATTTTGTCTATGCCGACAAAAACACCATTTACTATTATGCACTCGATCAAATGGAAGAAAAAAGGGTATTTACCGAACACCTGCGTAAAATAGGCAAAGGGAGGCTTCAGAATGTCGTCTGGTACGACAGAAAAACCCTTATCTATGTAACCGGGGAACTGATATATTCCATACAAAACAGGGAGTTCTTTTCTCTGCCGTTTTACAAGGAAATATTTCAGATCGGCAAGGTGATAGGTAAAATACCTTTCGAGTTCGATCCCAATTTCGACAGGTTCTGGATTTCACCGGACGGTAAGAAGATACTGCTAAGTAAGGGCGGAAGAAACGTATTTCTCTATCACATCCGTACGGAAGACTATACCTCCGTGGGTAACGTAACATCACTCCCCTATCTTTACCTTCCCCAAAACACGCAGGTGTGGAAGGTGGTCTGGTCGTCCCGGGACAAGCTTGTTATCTTAGTCCGACGGATTGAAAAAGGCAAGATTACATCGACTCTCTTCCGGCTCAGTATACCCGAAAAACCGATCGTTTCCTATTTCGAACAGACAAACGATACCGATATCGCCGATATTGTTCTCTCGCCCGATGAGCAAACGATAGCCCTCCTTAAGCCCGATAAAATCGAACTTCGCACCTTTGACGCATGGAAAATTCGTGATTCGATCCCACACCCCGAACCCAGGAATTGTATCTGGAAATCGGACGACGAA
This is a stretch of genomic DNA from Spirochaetales bacterium. It encodes these proteins:
- a CDS encoding transposase; its protein translation is MMNIRGGPLLNADETRVQVLKEPGRKAQTLSWMWVFLGGSPEKNAVVFSGIT
- a CDS encoding glycoside hydrolase family 9 protein; amino-acid sequence: MKTYCPVHGLPVRIFIIALLLFSGTLLFGQALGDVNSSGAVDIVDALLVAQYYVGLNPSGFDLSVADVNCSSSVDIVDSLVIAQFYVGLIPELPCGNSTPDPTPSPYTGQTPVPSATPRIPYSVNENIRLNSIGYLPGSKKGASIAVNSSSFTVRRISDDSAAFSGNVSGQVNGVYQADFSALTEEGSFYLDVSGVGRSAPFEIKGGLYTFPFYTVMRGFYLWRSGTAVSGTHYGVTYSHAQSHMNDGYMDYITGSHTRVDGVGGWYDAGDYGKYVVNAGVTVGVMFMAWEHFQSKLENIVLDIPESGNSLPDYLDELKWEMDWILKMQYTDGTGRVSHKLTRTDFAGFVMPETDTADRFFVPWGSAATADFAAMAAMAYRIYQPYDPAYARRCLDAATVSYDFLRNNTAYHAADQSGFSTGGYEDSIYRDTDDRLWAAAEMWESTGNAAYLSDFESRAQSYSPKMYDDFDWGNVSNLGMITYLLSNRSGKNQSLVNDIRNSLISVSDDMVQIANTEAYRRPLGDSYYWGCNGGLARQTLILQVANMISPNQAYVDTALDAVNHVFGRNIYNRSYVTDLGYNPPMHPHDRRSGADGITPPWPGYLVGGGHSETGWSDIQDDYETNEIAINWSAALVYAIAGFLD
- a CDS encoding polysaccharide deacetylase family protein, which encodes MVKKIIPFLLIISFAAYADISFVDMKLSTQNRLLFSMSMNMPGYGEYETLFLTDLDTQEIRQLTFFPESVLLLEGTGRIQLQNRFGVFRVDPGLKTITSLDLFSSFVRNKVIQRGKLNPIQTSPDGRYLLYIKNTAGGVGKLILCETETSKETIVSEKIELDFDNPIALWSPDSRYFVYADKNTIYYYALDQMEEKRVFTEHLRKIGKGRLQNVVWYDRKTLIYVTGELIYSIQNREFFSLPFYKEIFQIGKVIGKIPFEFDPNFDRFWISPDGKKILLSKGGRNVFLYHIRTEDYTSVGNVTSLPYLYLPQNTQVWKVVWSSRDKLVILVRRIEKGKITSTLFRLSIPEKPIVSYFEQTNDTDIADIVLSPDEQTIALLKPDKIELRTFDAWKIRDSIPHPEPRNCIWKSDDELVIAGPWYTEVYDMLQRKSTRIAISQVKAYGFSIDEKSILSKGKENIYLIGPDETMWKQISSYDIEQPRIESGSYRVYFSSSTHGAFKNMIMVRNIEKDTFGTVPLIDDDSGPAYDEFPEKDEPVDFDYFNHGSRLRRREVSLVFNVIDSIQGLTAILHTLSEYGLTCTFFINGEAIRRFPGAVKEIAEAEHEVGSLFYAYFNMTDSKYRLDRDFIKTGLAINEDDYFKATGSDFALFWHAPHYFVNSDIIAVSKEMGYTYVGKDIDTMDWVTDGETNVTRGIYFTASELIEKIIGEKKPGSIIPIQAGIPGGKREDYLFQKLDVLINSLLNSGYDIVPVSVLIKHAK